Sequence from the Streptomyces sp. NBC_01408 genome:
CAAGTCGGACGCCGAGGTGATCTGCGTGGAGCCCGCCCTGCGGCACCCGAACGTCGAAATGATCACGAATGCGCGGGTGGTCCGGCTGGAGACCGACCCGACCGGACGCAGTGTCAGCAGCGTACTGACCCGGAGCGAGGACGGAGTGGAGGCCTCCTACACCGCGGACATCGTGGTCGTCGCCTGCGGGGCGGTCAACTCGGCGGCGCTCCTCCTGGCCTCGGCCGACGACCGCCACCCCAGCGGGCTGGCGAACAGCTCCGACGTGGTCGGCCGGCACTACATGCGCCACAACAACCTGGCGCTGATGGCGATTTCGAAGGAACCCAACCCCACCAGATTCCAGAAGACCCTGGCCCTGCACGACTGGTACCTCGGCGCCGACGACTGGGACTACCCGCTGGGCGGCATCCAGATGCTCGGCAAGTCGGACTCCGATCAGATCCACGGCGAGGCGCCCCGCTGGGCCGGCGCGGTGACCCCCGACATGCCCTTCGCGGTGCTGGCCCACCACGCGGTCGACTTCTGGCTGTGCGGCGAGGACCTTCCGCTCCCCGGCAACCGGGTCACGGTCGACGGGGACGGCACCATCCGTCTCGTGCTCGACGAAGGCAACAACATCGCGGGGCTGAAACGCCTGCGGCACAAGCTCCAGGGGATGCTCGGCCATCTCGGGATGCACGAGCACCAGCTCCTGTCGCGCAGCATCTACCTCCACAAGGGCATGCCGATCGGCGCCACGGCGCACCAGGCCGGCACCGTACGGTTCGGCGACGACCCGGCCACCTCCGCCCTGGACCTGAACTGCAAGGCCCACGATCTCGACAACCTGTACGTGGTCGACACGAGCTTCTTCCCGAGCATCGGCGCGGTCAATCCGTCCCTCACGGCGATCGCCAACGCCCTGCGGGTGGGCGACCACTTGGTGGAACGGCTGAGCTGACCCGGGAGTTTCCTCCGACCGGGCGTTGATGCTCGGCCGCGTGGCCCAACACCGCCTCGCCCGGGACGCCGATCTCCGAAGAGGGTGCTTCGGTGGCGTTCGGACCCTGTCGGGCCGCGGTCCGGCGGACCGGATCGGGCAGTCGAGGAGGCAGTCGAGCGTGAGTTCCACCGAGGGTGCAGCGCGGAGGGTGATCCCCGCTGACCTGCTCAAGGGTCAGAAGGCGCTGGTCACCGGCGCCAACAGCGGGATCGGCAAGGCCACGGCCATCGGCCTGGGCCGGGCCGGCGCCGATGTGGTCGTGAACTACGTGGTGGGCGCGGAAGAGGCCGAGAAGGTGGTCGCGGAGATCACCTCGTTCGGCGTACGCGCGGCCGCGTACGAGGCGGACGTGTCCCAGGAGGACCAGGTCGTCGCCATGACGGACCGGATGGTCCGGGAGTTCGGCACGATCGACATCCTGGTCGCCAACGCCGGACTGCAGCGCGACGCCCCGTTCGAGGAGATGACGCTCGCCCAGTGGCAGAAGGTGCTGGACGTCAACCTCACGGGTCAGTTCCTCTGCGCGCGGGAGGCGACGAAGGAGTTCCTGCGGCGCGGCGTCGTCCCAGAGGTGTCCCGTGCGGCCGGAAAGATCATCTGCATGAGCTCCGTCCACCAGGTCATTCCCTGGGCGGGGCACGCGAACTACGCCTCCTCCAAGGGAGGCATCCACATGCTGATGACGACCCTCGCCCAGGAACTCGCGCCCAAGGGGATCCGGGTGAACGCGATCGCTCCGGGAGCCATCAAGACCCCGATCAACCGGAGCGCGTGGGAGACGGCGGAGGCCCGGGAGGATCTGCTCCGGCTGATCCCGTACGAGCGCATCGGCGAGCCGGAGGACATCGCGAACGCGGCCGTGGCCCTGGCCTCCGACCTCATGGACTACGTCGTGGGCACCACGCTCTTCGTGGACGGCGGGATGACCCTCTACCCCGGCTTCGCCACCGGCGGCTGAGCCTAGGGGGTGTCCGGTGGGTCAGGGCCGGGCCCGGCCCGCCTGGGCTTCCCGACCCTGATCCACCGGACACCCCCTGGTCCGGCCCGTCATCCCGAGCGGCAAAGGAACGTATGCACACCACGGTCCACCTGCTGGCGGCTGACGCCCCCGCCCAGCTGCTCCCGGCCAGGGAGCTCATGGCGTTCACCCTCGCCTCCCACATCATCCTGGTGCCGATGGGAGTGGCGCTGCCGCTCATCACCCTCGTCATGCACTACCGCGGCCTGCGCAGGAACGACGCCACGGCCCTGCTGCTGGCCAGGCGCTGGTCGGCCGTGATGGCCGTGCAGTTCGCGATCGGCGTCGTCACCGGGACCGTGCTGTCGTTCGAGTTCGGTCTGCTCTGGCCGGGGCTGATGGGCAAATGGGGTGATGTCTTCGGCATCGGTTTCGGTGTCGAGGCCTGGGCGTTCTTCCTCGAAGCGGTGCTCATCGCCATCTACCTGTACGGCTGGCGCAGGCTGAAGCCACGCACCCACTTCCTGCTGGGACTGCCGCTGCCGGCCACGGCACTGCTCGGGACCTTCGGCATCCTGGCCGCCAACTCGTGGATGAACACACCCCAGGGGTTCTCGCTCGACGCCCAGGGCAACCCGGTCGACGTGGACGTCTGGAAGGCCATCTTCACCCCGATGTTCGGGCCCCAGTACTGGCATTTCGTGGTGGCGATGCTGGTGACCGCGGGCTACGTCGTGGCAGGCGTCTACGCCGTCGGATGGCTTCGCGGCCGTCGGGACCGCTACCACCGGCTCGGCTTCACGGTCCCCTTCACCCTGGCCGCGGTGGCCACTCCGGTGCAGTTCGTGCTGGGCGACTCGATCGCCCGGCAGGTGTTCCACAAGCAACCGGTGAAGTTCGCGGCGATGGAGATCGTCTGGGAGACCGACACCCACGTTCCCGAGTACCTGTTCGGCCGGCTCCATCCGGACGGCACCGTCTCCGGCGGCATCAAGATCCCCCAGCTCGACTCCATCCTGGCCGGGTTCAGCCCCGACACCAAGGTGACCGGGCTGACCTCCGTACCGGCGAGCGACCGCCCGAACGCCACTCAGGCCACGATCGCCCACTGGGCCTTCGACATCATGGTCGGAGTCGGGTCCCTGCTGCTGCTCCTCGCCCTCTGGTACGGCCTGGTCTGGCTGCGCCACCGCCGGCTGCCCCGCTCGAAGTGGTTCTACCGCAGCGCCGCCTGCGCCGGCGTCGGCTCCGTCGTCGCCGTCGAATGCGGCTGGATCACGACCGAGGTGGGCCGCCAGCCATGGATCGTCTACCAGAACATGCGCGTCGCGGAGGCCGTGACCTCGACCCGCTCCACCACCCTCTGGATCATGTTCGGCCTGGTGGTCGTGGTGTACGTGATCATCTTCGGGGCGTTCCTCATGGTCCTGCTGAAGATGCGCGACCGCTGGCGCCTGGCCGACGACCAGGCAGACGGACAGCCGGTGGAGGCACCGGAATCGGTCACCCCCTACGGGCCGCGCCCGCCCGTCCCGGCCGGCGACGCCCCGTCCTCCGGAGACAGCGGCTCCACTCCCTCCGGCAGTGGTGGAACGTGATGGCCGACCTCGTCGCTTTCGTACTGCTGCTCGCCGTGGCCGCATACGCCTGCGCCGGCGGGACGGACTACGGAGCGGGCTTCTGGGACCTGACGGCCGGTGGAGCCGAGCGCGGCAAACGTCCCAGATGGCTGATCGACCACGCCATGGCGCCCGTATGGGAGGTCAACAACGTCTGGCTGATCTTCGTCCTCATCCTCATGTGGACCGGGTTCCCCGTGCTGTTCCAGACCGTGTTCACCGCACTGTGGCTCCCCCTGGCGCTGGCCGCCGTCGGCATGGTCCTGCGCGGCGCCGGTTTCGCCCTGCGCAAACCCAGCCGCCGGCTGGCCCGGCGGCGCCTCTACGGCGCCGTGTTCGCCATCGCCTCCCTGCTCACCCCCTTCTTCCTCGGGGCGGCCGTCGGCGCCATCGCCACCGGCCGGATCGCACCGGGTACCGAGGCCTCCGCGGACGCGTGGGCCACCCCCGCGTCCCTCCTGTTCGGACTGCTCACCGTCGCCGCGACCGCGCTCCTCGGCGCCGTGTTCCTGACCGCCGACGCCGCGCGGTTCGACGCACCCGACCTCGTCGGCTACTTCCGGCTCCGCGCCCTCGCCGGTCTCGTCGCGGTCGCCCTGATGGCTGTGGGCGTCCTGCTCGTCACCCGGGGCGACGCCCCCCACGTCTGGCACGGGCTGACCCACGGTGCGGGGCTCGTCCTCGCGATCGTCTCCGCGGTGTTCTTCGCCGCCACGGGGCTGCTCGTGCTGCGGGGACAGGCCCGCTCGGCCCGCTTCGGCTGCGTCGGGACCGTCGCCGCGGCCGTCTTCGCCTGGGGTCTCGCGCAGCGCCCCTACCTCATCCCCACCTCCCTGTCCGTCGCGGATGCCGCGGGCGATTCGCAGACCCTGGCCTGGCTGACGGTGGTCAGCCTCGTCGCCCTGCTGCTGATCGCCCCGGCCGTCTTCCTCCTCTACTGGCTCGACACCCATGGCGAGTTGGAGCCCCTCACCGACTCCGACCTGCGCCGGACCGGCCCCACGAGGGGTGGTACCGCCGACGGCGACTGACCTGGCCGAGTCCCCCGTCGCGCCCGTGCGGCAAGGAAGGAAACCGCTGTGAGCGAGGAAGACATCCTCCTCGGCATCGCCCTGGTCGTGGCCCTGGCCGCCGCCTGCCAGATCCTCGCGGGCAAACTGCGCGTCCCGGCGCTGATCCTGCTGCTACCGGTCGGCTTCGCCGCGGGCGCCCTGACCGACATCGTCCATCCGGACCAGCTGATCGGGGAGGAGTTCTCCGCCCTCGTGTCCCTGTCCGTGGCGGTGATCCTCTACGACGCCGGCCTCGGCCTCGACCTGCGCAACCTCACCGGCCACACCCGCGCGGTCGTGGGCAGGCTGCTGCTCTTCGGAGTGGCCTTCACCTTCCTGGCCGTCTGTGCCGTCGCCCCGGCCCTGTTCAGCATGTCGCTCAGGGTGTCCGCCATGGTGGGCATGATCCTCGTCGTGTCGGGGCCCACGGTCGTGGGGCCCCTGCTCCAGTACGTGCGGCCGACGGACAAGGTACGGCGCCTGCTGATCTGGGAAGGAACGCTGACCGACCCGATCGGCGCCATCCTCGGCGCCCTCGTCTTCCACGCCATCGCCACGACGCACCAGATCGACATCGGCCGGGGCTACCAGATCGGCCAGTTCCTCATCAGCATGGCCGTCGGCCTCGCCGGCGGATCCGTGGGGGTCGCGCTGCTGTGGCTGACCCTGCGCGTGCTCAGGCTGGGCGAGACGCTCGGAACGCTGGCGCAACTGGCCACGGTGATCGCCGTGTCGGCAGTATGCGACATCGTCCGCGACGACACCGGCCTCATCGCCGCGATCGTCATCGGTATGGCCGCGGCCAACATCCGGGGCTTCGACATGCCCGCTCGCCGGCCCTTCTTCGAGACACTGGTCCAGCTGATCATCGGGCTGCTGTTCATCTCCATCTCCTCCAGCGTCACCCCGGCCTCCCTGACGCCCGTGCTCCTGCCCACGCTCGTTCTCGTCGCGCTCCTCGTCCTCGTGGTGCGGCCGCTCGTGGCCTTCGCCGCCACCATCGGCACGGACATGACCATGGGGGAACGGGCGTTCACGGGATGGATGGCTCCACGCGGCATCGTCGCGGCCTCCACCGCGGCGGCCTTCGCCGCGAGCCTCGTCCAACTGGGACTGCACGGTGCCTCCAAAATCCTTCCCGTCACCTTCCTGGTGATCGTCTCCACGGTCGTCCTGTACGCCCTGACCGCCGGACCCGTGGCCCGGCGCCTCGGCGTCGCCCGGCCGGACCGCACCCGGCCCCTCCTGGTGGGCGGCGCTCCGTGGGCGATCGCCCTGGGCAGGGCCCTGCGGTCGGCAGGGCTCGACGTGCAGATGTGGGCGGGACAGGGCGAGGAACGCGAACGGATCAAGGACGCCGGAATCAAACTGGCCAGAGGGGACCTGCTGGCGACGGCCACCAACCCCAGGGCACGGCTGGAGGGGGTCAACGCCGTCTTCCTGCTCACCGATGACG
This genomic interval carries:
- a CDS encoding cytochrome ubiquinol oxidase subunit I, translating into MHTTVHLLAADAPAQLLPARELMAFTLASHIILVPMGVALPLITLVMHYRGLRRNDATALLLARRWSAVMAVQFAIGVVTGTVLSFEFGLLWPGLMGKWGDVFGIGFGVEAWAFFLEAVLIAIYLYGWRRLKPRTHFLLGLPLPATALLGTFGILAANSWMNTPQGFSLDAQGNPVDVDVWKAIFTPMFGPQYWHFVVAMLVTAGYVVAGVYAVGWLRGRRDRYHRLGFTVPFTLAAVATPVQFVLGDSIARQVFHKQPVKFAAMEIVWETDTHVPEYLFGRLHPDGTVSGGIKIPQLDSILAGFSPDTKVTGLTSVPASDRPNATQATIAHWAFDIMVGVGSLLLLLALWYGLVWLRHRRLPRSKWFYRSAACAGVGSVVAVECGWITTEVGRQPWIVYQNMRVAEAVTSTRSTTLWIMFGLVVVVYVIIFGAFLMVLLKMRDRWRLADDQADGQPVEAPESVTPYGPRPPVPAGDAPSSGDSGSTPSGSGGT
- a CDS encoding SDR family oxidoreductase, which encodes MPADLLKGQKALVTGANSGIGKATAIGLGRAGADVVVNYVVGAEEAEKVVAEITSFGVRAAAYEADVSQEDQVVAMTDRMVREFGTIDILVANAGLQRDAPFEEMTLAQWQKVLDVNLTGQFLCAREATKEFLRRGVVPEVSRAAGKIICMSSVHQVIPWAGHANYASSKGGIHMLMTTLAQELAPKGIRVNAIAPGAIKTPINRSAWETAEAREDLLRLIPYERIGEPEDIANAAVALASDLMDYVVGTTLFVDGGMTLYPGFATGG
- a CDS encoding cytochrome d ubiquinol oxidase subunit II yields the protein MADLVAFVLLLAVAAYACAGGTDYGAGFWDLTAGGAERGKRPRWLIDHAMAPVWEVNNVWLIFVLILMWTGFPVLFQTVFTALWLPLALAAVGMVLRGAGFALRKPSRRLARRRLYGAVFAIASLLTPFFLGAAVGAIATGRIAPGTEASADAWATPASLLFGLLTVAATALLGAVFLTADAARFDAPDLVGYFRLRALAGLVAVALMAVGVLLVTRGDAPHVWHGLTHGAGLVLAIVSAVFFAATGLLVLRGQARSARFGCVGTVAAAVFAWGLAQRPYLIPTSLSVADAAGDSQTLAWLTVVSLVALLLIAPAVFLLYWLDTHGELEPLTDSDLRRTGPTRGGTADGD
- a CDS encoding sodium:proton antiporter yields the protein MSEEDILLGIALVVALAAACQILAGKLRVPALILLLPVGFAAGALTDIVHPDQLIGEEFSALVSLSVAVILYDAGLGLDLRNLTGHTRAVVGRLLLFGVAFTFLAVCAVAPALFSMSLRVSAMVGMILVVSGPTVVGPLLQYVRPTDKVRRLLIWEGTLTDPIGAILGALVFHAIATTHQIDIGRGYQIGQFLISMAVGLAGGSVGVALLWLTLRVLRLGETLGTLAQLATVIAVSAVCDIVRDDTGLIAAIVIGMAAANIRGFDMPARRPFFETLVQLIIGLLFISISSSVTPASLTPVLLPTLVLVALLVLVVRPLVAFAATIGTDMTMGERAFTGWMAPRGIVAASTAAAFAASLVQLGLHGASKILPVTFLVIVSTVVLYALTAGPVARRLGVARPDRTRPLLVGGAPWAIALGRALRSAGLDVQMWAGQGEERERIKDAGIKLARGDLLATATNPRARLEGVNAVFLLTDDDDFNALASVVVEDNVEGPVYRVGPPHESHGVVAPYTGGAILFGGSLVRHVLAARYEQGARFLVQPASDPVPPGHETLFVVRADGRLEPVDEARAVTPHEGDLVVLLGPVPPA
- a CDS encoding GMC oxidoreductase: MGDSPHYDVVIIGSGAGGGTLAHRLAPSGKRVLILERGDYLPRERDNWDSTAVFVKGKYRAPEFWLDKHGNEFPPEVNYYVGGNTKFYGAALFRLRPEDFGELRHHDGLSPAWPIRYEDLEPYYTEAEHLYKVHGRHGEDPWEGACSAQYAYPPVEHEPRIQQLSDDLEKRGLHPFHLPIGVDLVQDENGRATPSSVCIRCDRVDGFPCLVRGKSDAEVICVEPALRHPNVEMITNARVVRLETDPTGRSVSSVLTRSEDGVEASYTADIVVVACGAVNSAALLLASADDRHPSGLANSSDVVGRHYMRHNNLALMAISKEPNPTRFQKTLALHDWYLGADDWDYPLGGIQMLGKSDSDQIHGEAPRWAGAVTPDMPFAVLAHHAVDFWLCGEDLPLPGNRVTVDGDGTIRLVLDEGNNIAGLKRLRHKLQGMLGHLGMHEHQLLSRSIYLHKGMPIGATAHQAGTVRFGDDPATSALDLNCKAHDLDNLYVVDTSFFPSIGAVNPSLTAIANALRVGDHLVERLS